The sequence TCGGAGTGGAAATCGTTGTACAGGCGAACTACCTCAGGCGCATCCTTGCGACAGTCGGGGCACCACGAGGCCCAGAAATCAAGTACTACAGTCTTACCTTTCAGCGAACTGAGGCTGAAGGGTTTGCCGTCGGGGGTATTCATGGTGAAGTCGGGAGCCACAGTGCCTGGCTGTATCAGACTGGTGGCATACTTGGCATCCAGATCTTCGTCGGTGGTTTGCGCTTTTGTGTTAATGGCAAACCCCGCTAAGAGCAGGGCTGCCAATAGTGTTTTGAGCTTCATAAGAGATACTTGTTTGTTTTATCTATTTGTTCAGTTTCCAGGTAACACCATCCTTGGTGTCCTTCACCTCGAAACCGGCTGCTGCGAGTTCATCGCGAATCTTATCGCTGGTAGCCCAGTCCTTATCAGCCTTGGCCTTAGCACGCAGTTCCAGTACCATATCCATTACCTTACCAAAGGCAGCCTCGCGCTCATCGTTGGTGCCGCTCTTCTCGGCCTTCAAGCCCAGAATATCCTCGGCAAAGAGGTGCATGGTTTCCTTCAGCTCCTGCAGGCAGTCGGCGCAGATGGTGGCTTTGTGGTCGGTGAGCTTGTTCACCACGGTGCAAGCTTCGAACAGATAACTGATCACCTGTGGGGTTGCCAGGTCGTCGTTCATGGCGTCGTAGCACTTCTGGCGCAGAGCCTTAACTACCTTCTCAGTCTCGGCATCGCACTTGTCGGCTACCTGAACACGCTCCAAGTCGGCAATGGCGTTCATCATCTTCTCCAATCCCTTCTCGGCAGCCTCCAAGGCCTCGTTCGAGAAATCTACCGTGCCACGGTAGTGAGCGCTGAGCACGAAGAAACGGATGGTCATCGGTGAGTAGGCCTTCTTCAGCAATGGGTGATTGCCGGTGAAGAACTGCTCGAGGGTGATGAAGTTGTTATACGACTTACCCATCTTCTGTCCGTTGATGGTCAGCATGTTGTTATGCATCCAGTATTTTACAGCGGGGTGACCCATCGAGGCCTGTGCCTGTGCAATCTCGCACTCGTGGTGTGGGAATACCAGGTCCATACCACCACCATGGATGTCGAACTCTTCGCCTAAGTACTTGCGGCCCATGGCTGTGCACTCGCAGTGCCAACCGGGGAATCCGTCGCTCCAAGGACTAGGCCAGCGCATGATGTGCTCGGGCTGAGCCTTCTTCCACAGGGCAAAGTCGGCCTGGTTGCGCTTCTCGCCTACACCGTCGAGCTCACGACTGGCATCCTTCACGTTCTCGAGCGAACGACCTGAAAGAATACCATACTGGAACTTCTTGTTGTAAGCTTCGATATCAAAGTAGATAGAACCGTTGCTCTCGTAAGCAAAGCCATTGTCGAGAATCTGCTGAACCAGTTGCTGCTGCTCGATGATATGACCAGTGGCATGGGGCTCGATAGAGGGGCGCAGCACATTCAGTGCATCCATAGCCGCATGATAGCGGTTGGTGTAGTACTGGGCAATCTCCATAGGCTCCAACTGCTCCAAGCGGGCTTTCTTGGCAATCTTATCCTCACCCTCGTCGGCATCGTGCTCCAAGTGACCTACGTCGGTAATATTACGTACATAACGTACTTTATACCCCAGGTGCTTCAGATAACGGAACACCAGGTCGAAAGTAATCGCAGGACGGGCGTGTCCCAGATGGGGATCGCCATACACGGTAGGACCACAAACATACATACCCACGTTGGGGGCGTGAAGGGGCTCGAAACGCTCCTTCTGTCGTGTCAAAGTATTGTAAATTACTAACTTAGATTCCATAATGCTCTTAAATTTTGGGTGCAAAGGTAATAAAAAGTTGGCACTGATTACACGGATTAACACAGATTTTTTATATAAAGAGCGAAAAATTGCTTTAAATGAATCATAATCCGTGTTAATTCGCGTAATCCGTGCCACCTATCATTAATATCTTCATCCGCGTGCCATTTTGTAGATTGCCTCCATATCCTCGGCCTTCAGCACCTTCAGGTTACCGCAGGTAATGGTGTTGTTACGACTGCACTTGCGTACCATCTCCTTGATTTCTTCGTCGGTGATGTCCTTGCCAATCAGTTCCTTGATGTTGATAGGCATACCGATGGCATGATAGAAACGCTCCATGGCCAGGATTCCCTTTTCGGCTGTGCCTTCGGGATCGGTAAAGTCGTTGGGTACATCCATTACGTTAACGGCAAAACGCACAAATCTGCTCAGATTCTCGTGCATGGTATAGCGGGCCCAACTTGGCCAGATGGCAGCCAGACCGGCACCATGGGTTACGTCGAACATGCCACTGAGCTCGTGCTCCAGCTGGTGGGTAGCCCAATCGCCGATAGCACCGCAGCCAGTCAGGTCGTTATGCATCA is a genomic window of Xylanibacter ruminicola 23 containing:
- a CDS encoding peroxiredoxin family protein, with amino-acid sequence MKLKTLLAALLLAGFAINTKAQTTDEDLDAKYATSLIQPGTVAPDFTMNTPDGKPFSLSSLKGKTVVLDFWASWCPDCRKDAPEVVRLYNDFHSDKVEFVGVSMDTNVEAWQKAINQYGISYPQVSELKKFKETDISKSYGVQWIPSMVVVSPEGNILLSTVQYQKVEKLLKGINK
- the cysS gene encoding cysteine--tRNA ligase — protein: MESKLVIYNTLTRQKERFEPLHAPNVGMYVCGPTVYGDPHLGHARPAITFDLVFRYLKHLGYKVRYVRNITDVGHLEHDADEGEDKIAKKARLEQLEPMEIAQYYTNRYHAAMDALNVLRPSIEPHATGHIIEQQQLVQQILDNGFAYESNGSIYFDIEAYNKKFQYGILSGRSLENVKDASRELDGVGEKRNQADFALWKKAQPEHIMRWPSPWSDGFPGWHCECTAMGRKYLGEEFDIHGGGMDLVFPHHECEIAQAQASMGHPAVKYWMHNNMLTINGQKMGKSYNNFITLEQFFTGNHPLLKKAYSPMTIRFFVLSAHYRGTVDFSNEALEAAEKGLEKMMNAIADLERVQVADKCDAETEKVVKALRQKCYDAMNDDLATPQVISYLFEACTVVNKLTDHKATICADCLQELKETMHLFAEDILGLKAEKSGTNDEREAAFGKVMDMVLELRAKAKADKDWATSDKIRDELAAAGFEVKDTKDGVTWKLNK